The Lactuca sativa cultivar Salinas chromosome 2, Lsat_Salinas_v11, whole genome shotgun sequence genome includes a window with the following:
- the LOC111911697 gene encoding type I inositol polyphosphate 5-phosphatase 8 isoform X1, which yields MKTESLRHTKQHGSWPKMNVRRWLNLKKGTDDFHSVNVAPDRSERRKSCSDDGRYAVVPEELSEVWLTNEESKPEKSDLSMFVGTWNVGGNCPHKGLDVRDWLTTSSPADIYVIGFQEIVPLNAGNVLGTENKSPAARWLSLIHEALNTTPELPHNYSPTTTVDSTLKSRPSFSDLLSLEDEQEFQHLFNTNPSTGIDDSNSKRNPGFCLVASKQMVGIFLCVFIRKDLSHHVTNLKISCVGRGIMGYLGNKGSVSVSMTLHRTTFCFVCTHLASGQKEGDEFKRNSDVMEILKKTRFSRSFRTLGRPIPPDNILGHEKIIWLGDLNYRLSSTSDDIHELLQRNDWQALLEKDQLGLEQKAGRIFEGWKEGKIYFAPTYKYITNSDRYVAQTPTTKEKRRTPAWCDRILWKGEGLKQKSYVRGESKFSDHRPVSSVFSIQVNLPNKSIDCMDSDTLKSSVLPVCVKKVQVEDHEWLVNKTKSCIETIPRFPNS from the exons ATGAAAACAGAAAGTCTTCGACATACGAAG CAGCATGGATCATGGCCAAAAATGAACGTGAGAAGATGGTTGAATTTAAAGAAAGGAACAGATGATTTTCATTCTGTAAATG TTGCACCAGATAGGAGCGAGAGAAGGAAGAGTTGTTCCGATGATGGTCGATACGCCGTCGTACCAGAGGAGTTATCAG AGGTATGGTTGACAAACGAGGAATCGAAACCAGAGAAATCGGATCTCAG TATGTTTGTTGGGACATGGAACGTAGGAGGAAATTGCCCACATAAAGGTTTGGATGTGAGGGATTGGCTTACAACTTCATCCCCTGCTGATATTTATGTTATTGG GTTTCAAGAGATCGTACCCCTAAACGCAGGAAACGTACTGGGCACTGAGAACAAAAGCCCAGCTGCCAGGTGGCTATCACTCATTCACGAAGCCTTGAATACTACCCCTGAACTTCCGCATAATTACAGTCCTACCACCACCGTCGACTCAACTCTCAAGTCCAGACCTAGCTTCTCCGATCTTCTGTCTCTTGAAGATGAACAAGAATTCCAACACTTGTTCAACACAAATCCATCAACCGGAATTGATGATTCCAATTCCAAACGGAATCCAGGATTCTGTTTGGTTGCAAGTAAGCAAATGGTCGGGATCTTTCTTTGTGTATTTATCCGCAAAGATTTGAGTCATCACGTTACCAATTTGAAGATATCTTGTGTTGGAAGAGGCATTATGGGGTATCTAGGAAACAAG GGATCTGTTTCTGTTAGTATGACATTACATCGTACCACATTTTGCTTCGTTTGCACCCATTTGGCATCTGGACAGAAAGAAGGCGATGAATTCAAAAGAAATTCAGACGTGATGGAGATCTTAAAAAAGACAAGATTTTCTCGTTCATTTAGAACACTTGGAAGACCAATTCCTCCTGATAATATTTTGGGTCACGA AAAGATAATATGGCTTGGGGATTTGAATTATCGTTTGTCATCGACCTCGGATGACATTCATGAATTACTACAAAGAAATGATTGGCAAGCGCTTCTAGAAAAAGATCAG TTGGGATTAGAGCAAAAGGCTGGACGTATTTTTGAGGGATGGAAAGAGGGGAAGATATATTTTGCTCCCACGTATAAATACATTACAAACTCTGATCGTTACGTGGCCCAAACTCCTACTACTAAAGAAAAAAGACGTACACCTGCATG GTGTGATCGTATTTTATGGAAGGGAGAAGGACTAAAACAGAAGTCATATGTTAGGGGAGAATCCAAATTCTCAGATCATCGACCAGTTTCTTCTGTATTCTCAATACAAGTGAATCTACCAAATAAATCGATCGACTGTATGGATTCAGACACTTTAAAATCGTCAGTATTACCAGTTTGTGTAAAGAAAGTTCAAGTTGAAGATCATGAGTGGTTGGTAAACAAGACAAAGAGTTGCATAGAGACCATCCCTAGGTTTCCAAATAGCTAA
- the LOC111911697 gene encoding type I inositol polyphosphate 5-phosphatase 8 isoform X2 — translation MKTESLRHTKHGSWPKMNVRRWLNLKKGTDDFHSVNVAPDRSERRKSCSDDGRYAVVPEELSEVWLTNEESKPEKSDLSMFVGTWNVGGNCPHKGLDVRDWLTTSSPADIYVIGFQEIVPLNAGNVLGTENKSPAARWLSLIHEALNTTPELPHNYSPTTTVDSTLKSRPSFSDLLSLEDEQEFQHLFNTNPSTGIDDSNSKRNPGFCLVASKQMVGIFLCVFIRKDLSHHVTNLKISCVGRGIMGYLGNKGSVSVSMTLHRTTFCFVCTHLASGQKEGDEFKRNSDVMEILKKTRFSRSFRTLGRPIPPDNILGHEKIIWLGDLNYRLSSTSDDIHELLQRNDWQALLEKDQLGLEQKAGRIFEGWKEGKIYFAPTYKYITNSDRYVAQTPTTKEKRRTPAWCDRILWKGEGLKQKSYVRGESKFSDHRPVSSVFSIQVNLPNKSIDCMDSDTLKSSVLPVCVKKVQVEDHEWLVNKTKSCIETIPRFPNS, via the exons ATGAAAACAGAAAGTCTTCGACATACGAAG CATGGATCATGGCCAAAAATGAACGTGAGAAGATGGTTGAATTTAAAGAAAGGAACAGATGATTTTCATTCTGTAAATG TTGCACCAGATAGGAGCGAGAGAAGGAAGAGTTGTTCCGATGATGGTCGATACGCCGTCGTACCAGAGGAGTTATCAG AGGTATGGTTGACAAACGAGGAATCGAAACCAGAGAAATCGGATCTCAG TATGTTTGTTGGGACATGGAACGTAGGAGGAAATTGCCCACATAAAGGTTTGGATGTGAGGGATTGGCTTACAACTTCATCCCCTGCTGATATTTATGTTATTGG GTTTCAAGAGATCGTACCCCTAAACGCAGGAAACGTACTGGGCACTGAGAACAAAAGCCCAGCTGCCAGGTGGCTATCACTCATTCACGAAGCCTTGAATACTACCCCTGAACTTCCGCATAATTACAGTCCTACCACCACCGTCGACTCAACTCTCAAGTCCAGACCTAGCTTCTCCGATCTTCTGTCTCTTGAAGATGAACAAGAATTCCAACACTTGTTCAACACAAATCCATCAACCGGAATTGATGATTCCAATTCCAAACGGAATCCAGGATTCTGTTTGGTTGCAAGTAAGCAAATGGTCGGGATCTTTCTTTGTGTATTTATCCGCAAAGATTTGAGTCATCACGTTACCAATTTGAAGATATCTTGTGTTGGAAGAGGCATTATGGGGTATCTAGGAAACAAG GGATCTGTTTCTGTTAGTATGACATTACATCGTACCACATTTTGCTTCGTTTGCACCCATTTGGCATCTGGACAGAAAGAAGGCGATGAATTCAAAAGAAATTCAGACGTGATGGAGATCTTAAAAAAGACAAGATTTTCTCGTTCATTTAGAACACTTGGAAGACCAATTCCTCCTGATAATATTTTGGGTCACGA AAAGATAATATGGCTTGGGGATTTGAATTATCGTTTGTCATCGACCTCGGATGACATTCATGAATTACTACAAAGAAATGATTGGCAAGCGCTTCTAGAAAAAGATCAG TTGGGATTAGAGCAAAAGGCTGGACGTATTTTTGAGGGATGGAAAGAGGGGAAGATATATTTTGCTCCCACGTATAAATACATTACAAACTCTGATCGTTACGTGGCCCAAACTCCTACTACTAAAGAAAAAAGACGTACACCTGCATG GTGTGATCGTATTTTATGGAAGGGAGAAGGACTAAAACAGAAGTCATATGTTAGGGGAGAATCCAAATTCTCAGATCATCGACCAGTTTCTTCTGTATTCTCAATACAAGTGAATCTACCAAATAAATCGATCGACTGTATGGATTCAGACACTTTAAAATCGTCAGTATTACCAGTTTGTGTAAAGAAAGTTCAAGTTGAAGATCATGAGTGGTTGGTAAACAAGACAAAGAGTTGCATAGAGACCATCCCTAGGTTTCCAAATAGCTAA
- the LOC111911720 gene encoding ras-related protein RABE1a: MAAPPARARADYDYLIKLLLIGDSGVGKSCLLLRFSDGSFTTSFITTIGIDFKIRTIELDGKRIKLQIWDTAGQERFRTITTAYYRGAMGILLVYDVTDESSFNNIRNWIRNIEQHASDNVNKILVGNKADMDESKRAVPTSKGQALADEYGIKFFETSAKTNMNVEEVFFSIARDIKQRLAETDTKAEPQTIKINQQGQGAGSSESAQKSGCCGS; the protein is encoded by the exons ATGGCGGCTCCACCAGCTAGAGCTCGAGCGGATTACGATTACCTCATAAAGCTTCTCCTAATCGGCGACAGTG GTGTTGGTAAGAGTTGTCTCCTTTTACGATTTTCAGATGGCTCCTTCACCACTAGTTTCATAACAACTATAGG TATTGATTTTAAGATAAGAACCATTGAACTTGATGGAAAACGAATCAAACTGCAAATCTGGGACACTGCTGGTCAAGAACGATTCAGAACAATCACAACCG CTTATTATCGTGGAGCCATGGGTATTCTGTTGGTGTATGATGTAACTGATGAATCATCATTTAaca ACATCAGGAATTGGATCCGTAACATAGAACAACATGCATCTGATAATGTAAACAAGATACTGGTTGGAAACAAGGCTGACATGGATGAAAGCaaaagg GCTGTTCCTACCTCAAAGGGTCAGGCACTTGCAGACGAGTATGGCATTAAGTTCTTTGAGACT AGTGCAAAAACGAATATGAATGTGGAGGAGGTGTTTTTCTCTATAGCTAGGGATATAAAGCAAAGACTTGCTGAAACTGATACAAAGGCTGAG CCACAGACAATTAAGATTAATCAACAAGGGCAAGGTGCAGGGTCTTCTGAAAGTGCTCAAAAATCAGGGTGTTGTGGGTCCTAA
- the LOC111911719 gene encoding uncharacterized protein LOC111911719, whose amino-acid sequence MSSNTNPPNFENLLLQTLMGRLQVRPPNPLQHQSSPSVNQTLESLLFDTINNLPDTDDEEDGNNYSGKTQLAKEESKLEEEVIKIILSGNTEESLKPNSGEAVRIREHHICIGYHVEPDSEYRVWEWHGHIMLFDEENGYNYNPEYIYGNYFEKLRVVPEKMKVKAEEDKVVNSGLKELIESCEDAGSGRILRRNMNVGSTRV is encoded by the exons ATGAGTTCAAACACAAACCCACCAAATTTCGAAAATCTTCTCCTTCAAACCCTAATGGGTAGGCTTCAAGTCCGTCCACCAAACCCTCTTCAACACCAATCATCGCCATCTGTAAACCAAACCCTAGAATCCCTCCTCTTTGATACAATAAACAACCTACCTGATACCGACGATGAAGAAGATGGAAACAACTACAGCGGCAAAACCCAACTCGCGAAAGAAGAATCGAAGCTGGAAGAGGAGGTGATTAAGATCATTCTTAGTGGAAACACGGAGGAATCCCTAAAACCGAATTCGGGTGAAGCTGTTAGGATCCGAGAGCATCATATTTGCATCGGGTATCATGTGGAACCCGATTCGGAGTATCGGGTGTGGGAATGGCATGGTCACATCATGTTATTTGATGAAGAAAATGGGTATAACTATAACCCAGAGTATATCTATGGGAATTACTTCGAGAAGTTGAGAGTTGTGCCGGAGAAGATGAAAGTGAAGGCTGAGGAAGACAAAGTGGTGAATTCCGGGTTGAAGGAGCTGATTGAATCATGTGAGGATGCAGGATCGGGTCGGATACTCCGTCGCAACATGAATGTTGGGTCCACTAG GGTCTAG
- the LOC111911723 gene encoding probable histone H2B.1 — protein sequence MAPMKKTAEKKPSTADKKPLKAEKKLPKEGVSSAGIEKKKKKSKKSVETYKIYLFKVLKQVHPDIGISGKAMGIMNSFISDIFEKLAQESSRLARYNKKPTITSREIQTAVRLVLPGELSKHAVSEGTKAVTKFTSS from the coding sequence ATGGCGCCAATGAAGAAGACGGCCGAGAAGAAGCCATCGACAGCAGATAAGAAGCCATTGAAGGCCGAGAAGAAGCTTCCTAAAGAAGGCGTGTCTAGTGCCGGcatagagaagaagaagaagaagagcaaGAAGAGCGTCGAGACATACAAGATCTACCTGTTCAAGGTTTTGAAACAGGTTCATCCTGACATCGGTATCTCTGGAAAAGCCATGGGGATCATGAACAGTTTTATCAGCGACATCTTCGAGAAGCTCGCTCAGGAATCGTCTCGTCTCGCTCGTTACAATAAGAAACCAACAATCACATCTCGTGAGATTCAGACTGCTGTTAGATTAGTATTGCCTGGTGAGTTATCGAAGCACGCCGTCTCTGAGGGCACAAAAGCCGTTACCAAATTCACTAGTTCTTAG
- the LOC111911721 gene encoding probable histone H2B.1, translating into MAPTKGDKKTAEKKPSTADKKPLKAEKKLPKEGVSSAGIEKKKKKSKKSVETYKIYLFKVLKQVHPDIGISGKAMGIMNSFISDIFEKLAQESSRLARYNKKPTITSREIQTAVRLVLPGELSKHAVSEGTKAVTKFTSS; encoded by the coding sequence ATGGCGCCAACAAAGGGTGACAAGAAGACGGCCGAGAAGAAGCCATCGACAGCAGACAAGAAGCCATTGAAGGCCGAGAAGAAGCTTCCTAAAGAAGGCGTTTCAAGCGCCGGAatagagaaaaagaagaaaaagagcaaGAAGAGCGTCGAGACATACAAGATCTACCTTTTCAAGGTTTTGAAACAAGTTCATCCTGATATCGGCATCTCTGGAAAAGCCATGGGGATCATGAATAGTTTTATCAGCGACATCTTCGAGAAGCTCGCTCAGGAATCGTCTCGACTCGCTCGTTACAATAAAAAACCGACGATCACTTCTCGTGAGATTCAGACTGCTGTTAGGCTAGTGTTGCCTGGTGAGTTGTCGAAACACGCGGTTTCTGAGGGTACTAAAGCTGTTACTAAATTCACCAGTTCCTAG